The Proteobacteria bacterium CG1_02_64_396 genome contains a region encoding:
- a CDS encoding murein biosynthesis integral membrane protein MurJ — translation MGQSVHMAKGIGLRAVIVSLGTLASRILGFVRDLVIARIFGADALTDAFFVAFRIPNLLRRLFAEGAFAGAWVPVLSTTKTQEGLDSAFALIRSTLTYLALITTAITLLSWVAMPWVIAVFAPGFDDPHQFDEAVAMGRIVFPYLIFIVLVAASGGILNTFDRFAVPAWTPIWLNVAMIAMSFWGLEWFPEPIHALAWGVVIGGFFQLVFQIRPLLKLGLSLRPTLVVHNAMGRLLKLMAPMAFGAGVYQINLLVSTMLASLVGAGAISWLYYADRLLQFPLGIIAIAIGTAVLPLMSRAAATGSEELLRDHYRSGMHLVQVWTLPAAVGLGLLADPIVRLLFGSGAFNAQAVTMTAWALIAYVPGLVALSLVKVMTPVFYSHEQTKRPTVIGIGVMIANMAISVPLMLLWGHIGLALATSISGWIQVVWLWWEINRDFPHLKTSPLILIGHLRPWIGTALMGALVLVGMGRVHLAILIPVAGLLYLGTLLLLRDPALDLLKSKLLKGAPSR, via the coding sequence ATGGGGCAATCGGTACATATGGCCAAGGGGATCGGTCTTCGGGCCGTCATCGTCAGTCTGGGCACCCTGGCCAGTCGGATCCTCGGGTTTGTCCGCGATCTGGTCATCGCCCGCATCTTCGGGGCCGACGCCCTCACCGACGCCTTCTTCGTCGCCTTCCGCATCCCCAATCTGCTGCGCCGCCTCTTTGCCGAGGGGGCCTTCGCTGGCGCCTGGGTGCCGGTGTTATCGACCACAAAAACCCAGGAGGGGCTTGATTCCGCCTTCGCCCTGATCCGCAGCACCCTGACCTATCTGGCGCTGATCACCACCGCCATCACCCTGCTTTCTTGGGTCGCCATGCCCTGGGTGATTGCCGTTTTTGCCCCCGGATTCGATGACCCCCACCAGTTCGACGAGGCGGTCGCCATGGGGCGGATCGTTTTCCCCTACCTGATCTTCATCGTGTTGGTCGCCGCCAGCGGCGGCATCCTCAACACCTTCGACCGCTTTGCCGTCCCCGCCTGGACCCCGATTTGGCTCAACGTGGCGATGATCGCCATGAGTTTTTGGGGTTTGGAGTGGTTTCCCGAACCGATCCACGCCCTGGCCTGGGGGGTGGTGATCGGCGGGTTTTTTCAGTTGGTCTTTCAGATTCGCCCCCTGCTGAAACTCGGTTTGTCGCTGCGGCCCACCCTGGTGGTGCATAACGCCATGGGGCGGCTGCTCAAGCTGATGGCCCCCATGGCTTTCGGTGCCGGGGTCTACCAGATCAACCTGCTGGTCTCGACCATGCTGGCCTCGCTGGTGGGGGCGGGGGCGATTTCGTGGCTCTACTACGCCGACCGGCTGCTGCAATTCCCGTTGGGGATCATCGCCATTGCCATCGGCACGGCGGTGCTGCCCTTGATGAGCCGGGCGGCGGCAACGGGGAGCGAAGAGCTGCTGCGCGATCACTACCGCTCCGGGATGCACCTGGTGCAGGTCTGGACCCTTCCCGCTGCGGTGGGTCTGGGGTTGTTGGCCGACCCGATTGTCCGGCTCTTGTTTGGTAGCGGTGCCTTCAATGCCCAGGCGGTGACCATGACCGCCTGGGCGCTGATCGCCTACGTCCCCGGTTTGGTGGCGTTATCGCTGGTCAAGGTGATGACCCCGGTCTTCTACAGCCACGAGCAGACCAAGCGCCCCACCGTGATCGGCATCGGAGTGATGATCGCCAACATGGCGATTTCGGTGCCGCTCATGTTGCTCTGGGGCCACATTGGGCTGGCGCTGGCGACCTCGATCTCGGGCTGGATTCAGGTGGTCTGGCTGTGGTGGGAGATCAACCGCGACTTCCCCCATTTGAAAACCTCCCCCCTGATTTTGATCGGCCACCTGCGTCCCTGGATCGGAACGGCGCTAATGGGGGCACTGGTACTGGTGGGGATGGGACGGGTGCATCTGGCGATTTTGATCCCGGTTGCCGGACTGCTTTACCTGGGTACTCTGCTGCTGTTGCGCGATCCCGCCCTCGATCTGCTCAAATCCAAGTTGCTCAAGGGAGCCCCGAGCCGCTAA
- a CDS encoding cysteine synthase A, producing the protein MSQIYDSIVDTVGNTPLIRLNRVTEGLGATVLAKVEFFNPLASVKDRIALAMIEAAERSGDLKPGGLLVEPTSGNTGIALAFVAAAKGYRLILTMPESMSQERRKMLALLGAELVLTPAALGMKGAVEKAKEITAQTPGAVMPQQFENAANPAAHERTTAEELWRDTDGNIDALVAGVGTGGTITGVSRVIKTRREGFQAIAVEPADSPVLEGGAPGPHKIQGIGAGFVPGVLQRDLIDEVLPITNDEAFAMARRMAREEGIPCGISSGAAVAAALKVAARDSMAGKTIVVIIPSFAERYLSTDLFAGLA; encoded by the coding sequence ATGAGCCAGATTTACGATTCGATCGTCGACACTGTGGGCAACACCCCCTTGATCCGCCTCAACCGGGTGACCGAGGGGTTGGGGGCCACCGTGCTCGCCAAGGTGGAGTTCTTCAATCCCCTGGCGTCGGTGAAGGATCGCATCGCTCTGGCGATGATCGAGGCGGCTGAGCGCTCCGGCGATCTCAAGCCGGGCGGGCTGCTGGTGGAGCCGACCTCCGGCAATACCGGGATCGCGCTCGCTTTTGTGGCAGCGGCCAAGGGTTACCGGTTGATCCTGACCATGCCCGAATCGATGAGCCAGGAGCGGCGCAAGATGCTGGCGCTGTTGGGGGCCGAACTGGTGCTCACCCCCGCCGCTTTGGGGATGAAGGGCGCGGTCGAGAAGGCCAAAGAGATCACGGCCCAGACTCCGGGGGCGGTGATGCCCCAGCAGTTCGAGAACGCCGCCAACCCCGCAGCCCACGAGCGCACCACCGCCGAAGAGCTGTGGCGCGACACCGACGGCAACATCGACGCCCTGGTGGCGGGGGTGGGAACCGGCGGCACCATCACCGGGGTGAGCCGGGTGATCAAAACCCGCCGCGAGGGTTTTCAGGCCATTGCGGTGGAGCCCGCCGATTCGCCGGTGCTCGAAGGGGGTGCTCCGGGGCCGCACAAGATTCAGGGGATCGGCGCCGGATTCGTGCCGGGTGTGTTGCAGCGCGATCTGATCGACGAGGTCTTGCCGATCACCAACGACGAGGCCTTCGCCATGGCGCGAAGGATGGCGCGTGAGGAGGGTATTCCGTGCGGAATCTCCAGCGGAGCGGCGGTCGCCGCAGCGCTGAAGGTGGCCGCCCGGGACTCCATGGCGGGCAAAACCATCGTGGTGATTATTCCCAGCTTTGCCGAACGGTATCTTTCCACCGACCTCTTCGCAGGCTTGGCCTGA
- a CDS encoding deoxyuridine 5'-triphosphate nucleotidohydrolase yields MRVRVEVIKLRDDATIPAPATEHAAGVDLTAAMDDLIVLAPMERVAVPTGLAIALPPGFEGQVRPRSGLALKHGITVLNAPGTIDADYRGEVKVILVNLGQTVETIRPGERIAQLVVAPVSTPNWIEVEALSETVRGSGGFGHTGR; encoded by the coding sequence ATGAGGGTTCGGGTCGAGGTGATCAAGCTGCGAGACGACGCGACGATCCCCGCCCCCGCCACCGAGCATGCGGCGGGTGTCGATCTGACCGCCGCCATGGACGATCTCATCGTTCTTGCCCCCATGGAGCGGGTGGCTGTTCCGACCGGACTTGCCATCGCCCTTCCGCCGGGGTTCGAGGGTCAGGTTCGTCCCAGGTCGGGACTGGCGCTGAAACATGGGATTACGGTGCTCAACGCGCCGGGGACCATCGATGCCGATTACCGCGGCGAGGTGAAGGTCATCCTCGTCAATCTGGGGCAAACGGTTGAAACGATCCGTCCCGGCGAGCGGATTGCCCAGTTGGTGGTGGCGCCGGTCTCCACACCGAATTGGATCGAGGTTGAGGCACTGTCCGAAACCGTCCGGGGATCGGGCGGATTTGGTCATACCGGGCGCTGA
- a CDS encoding molybdopterin synthase sulfur carrier subunit yields MAVSVRIPTPLRKLTQDADTVSGEGATIAEVLGDLNNQFPGLKERLYDESGALRRFVNVYLNDEDIRFLNGDATEVKAGDELSIVPAIAGGC; encoded by the coding sequence ATGGCCGTTTCCGTTCGCATTCCCACCCCCTTGCGCAAGCTGACACAAGACGCCGACACCGTGAGCGGCGAGGGGGCAACCATCGCCGAGGTTCTGGGCGACCTGAACAATCAGTTCCCCGGCCTGAAAGAGCGTTTGTACGATGAGAGCGGGGCGCTGCGTCGCTTCGTCAACGTCTACCTCAACGACGAAGACATCCGTTTCCTCAATGGCGATGCCACCGAGGTCAAGGCGGGTGATGAGCTTTCCATCGTTCCGGCCATCGCGGGCGGGTGTTGA
- a CDS encoding phosphoadenosine phosphosulfate reductase, with amino-acid sequence MISSNKLHNDFEQFVAHLNAQEGEIVFASSLGAEDVVIHHLLAQVKRPVRIITLDTGRVFPEVYSLIPKLEEKYNQKIEIVFPERSDVDEFVGKYGINGFYHSVEARKGCCQARKIKPLRRALAGAGAWITGVRREQNDHRSTIEMKEDDTVFGLTKFNPLINWSQDDVWDFIRAQGIPYNPMHDRGFPSIGCQPCTRAVGEDEDPRAGRWWWECRNSGKAECGLHWNPETGKAEATCKDRPHAAAAKKEEKPSLTKLQPVHFGAHW; translated from the coding sequence ATGATCTCTTCAAATAAGCTACACAACGACTTCGAGCAGTTCGTCGCCCACCTCAACGCTCAGGAGGGGGAGATCGTCTTCGCCTCCTCCCTGGGGGCCGAGGATGTGGTCATCCACCACCTGCTGGCTCAGGTGAAACGGCCGGTGCGCATCATCACCCTAGATACCGGGCGGGTCTTCCCCGAGGTCTATTCCCTGATCCCCAAGCTCGAAGAGAAGTACAACCAGAAGATCGAGATCGTCTTCCCCGAGCGCAGCGATGTGGACGAATTTGTCGGCAAGTACGGCATCAACGGCTTCTACCATTCGGTCGAGGCCCGCAAGGGGTGCTGCCAGGCTCGCAAAATCAAGCCGCTGCGCCGCGCCCTGGCCGGAGCCGGGGCTTGGATCACCGGGGTGCGTCGGGAGCAGAACGACCACCGCAGCACCATCGAGATGAAAGAGGACGACACCGTCTTCGGGCTGACCAAGTTCAACCCGCTCATCAATTGGAGCCAGGACGACGTTTGGGACTTCATTCGCGCTCAAGGCATCCCCTACAACCCGATGCACGACCGCGGTTTCCCCTCCATCGGCTGCCAGCCCTGCACCCGGGCGGTGGGGGAGGACGAGGATCCCCGCGCCGGGCGTTGGTGGTGGGAGTGCCGCAATTCGGGCAAGGCCGAGTGCGGTCTGCATTGGAACCCCGAGACCGGCAAGGCGGAGGCGACCTGCAAGGATCGCCCCCATGCCGCCGCAGCTAAGAAGGAGGAAAAACCCTCCTTGACCAAGCTGCAACCGGTCCATTTCGGCGCCCATTGGTAA
- a CDS encoding DNA gyrase subunit B, with translation MTQEYSANQIQVLKGLEAVRKRPGMYIGDTDDGSGLHHMVFEVVDNSIDEALAGHCTDVEVIIHGDNSVTISDNGRGMPVDIHKEEGRSAAEVIMTVLHAGGKFDQNSYKVSGGLHGVGVSVVNALSEALTLRVERGGHSYLQEYAGGDPLYPMKEVGNSKKTGTSITFKPDGKIFTKTEFSYEVLASRLRELAFLNRGVSIYLKDERTDKEIKFQFDGGIASFVDYLGRNKERIHPDIISFLVEQGPISVEVSLLWTTTYNEQVLCYTNNIPQKDGGTHLTGFKAAITRTITNYATNQGLLKNAKVQVSGDDCREGLIAVISVKVPDPKFSSQTKEKLVSSEVRPVVEGVTSESLATYLEEHPQAAKAVVGKVVEAATVREAARKARELTRRKTALDVSNLPGKLADCQERDPAQSELYLVEGDSAGGSAKQGRNRKFQAILPLKGKILNVEKARFDKMLSSQEVGTLITALGTGIGRDDFDPDKCRYHRIIIMTDADVDGSHIRTLLLTFFYRQMAPLIERGYLYIAQPPLYKVKKGKVERYIKDDAALDQFLLELGVSGLELVAADGKIHADQELRQLATRSRHIEATLRSLSRTHDAAILSQVVRQGDWVSLLKSGDVEAVEARLEGLRPTIEGQTLNTKFTWSTPSLDIEGHVKVNLYRETAGSRSHCPLDVHILSISDLIRASESYATLTQTLGSGAILRKIEGGNEVATILDPIELGDIVAKEGNRGLGIQRYKGLGEMNPEQLWETTMNPDARTLLQVRVEDVVETDGVFTTLMGDAVEPRRQFIEGNALQVRNLDV, from the coding sequence ATGACCCAGGAATATTCCGCCAATCAGATTCAGGTGCTTAAAGGGCTGGAGGCGGTTCGCAAACGCCCCGGCATGTACATCGGCGATACCGACGACGGTAGCGGCCTGCACCACATGGTCTTCGAGGTGGTCGACAATTCCATCGACGAGGCGCTGGCCGGTCATTGCACCGACGTCGAGGTCATCATCCACGGCGACAACTCGGTGACGATCAGCGACAACGGTCGCGGTATGCCGGTCGACATCCACAAGGAGGAGGGGCGTTCGGCGGCCGAGGTCATCATGACGGTGCTGCATGCCGGCGGAAAATTCGACCAGAACTCCTACAAGGTTTCGGGGGGTCTGCACGGGGTCGGGGTTTCGGTGGTCAACGCCCTGAGTGAGGCGCTCACCCTGCGGGTCGAACGGGGGGGGCACTCGTACTTGCAGGAGTACGCCGGAGGCGATCCCCTCTACCCGATGAAAGAGGTCGGCAACTCGAAGAAAACCGGCACTTCGATCACCTTCAAGCCCGACGGTAAGATTTTCACCAAAACCGAGTTTTCGTACGAGGTGCTCGCTTCGCGCCTGCGCGAGCTGGCCTTCCTCAACCGGGGGGTGTCGATCTACCTGAAGGACGAGCGCACCGATAAAGAGATCAAGTTCCAGTTCGACGGCGGTATCGCCTCGTTCGTCGATTACCTGGGGCGCAACAAAGAGCGGATTCACCCAGACATCATCAGCTTTTTGGTCGAACAGGGGCCGATCAGCGTCGAGGTATCGTTGCTCTGGACCACCACCTACAACGAGCAGGTGCTCTGCTACACCAACAACATTCCGCAGAAGGACGGCGGTACCCATTTGACCGGCTTCAAGGCGGCGATCACCCGCACCATCACCAACTACGCCACCAACCAAGGGCTGCTCAAGAACGCCAAGGTGCAGGTCAGCGGCGACGACTGCCGCGAGGGGCTGATTGCGGTGATCTCGGTGAAGGTGCCCGATCCTAAGTTCAGCTCTCAAACCAAAGAAAAACTGGTCTCTTCCGAGGTCCGTCCTGTGGTCGAAGGGGTCACGAGCGAGTCGTTGGCGACCTACCTAGAAGAACACCCCCAGGCTGCCAAAGCGGTGGTCGGCAAAGTGGTCGAGGCGGCCACGGTACGCGAGGCGGCCCGCAAGGCGCGTGAGTTAACCCGGCGCAAGACGGCGCTCGATGTCTCCAACCTGCCAGGCAAGCTCGCCGACTGCCAGGAACGCGATCCGGCCCAGTCCGAACTCTACCTCGTCGAGGGTGATTCGGCCGGCGGCTCAGCCAAGCAGGGGCGCAACCGCAAGTTCCAGGCGATCCTTCCCCTCAAGGGCAAGATCCTCAACGTCGAGAAGGCCCGCTTCGACAAGATGCTGTCGTCGCAAGAGGTCGGCACCTTAATTACGGCGCTGGGAACCGGCATCGGCCGGGACGATTTCGATCCGGATAAATGTCGCTACCACCGCATCATCATCATGACCGACGCCGACGTTGACGGCTCCCACATCCGCACCCTGCTGCTGACCTTCTTCTATCGGCAGATGGCCCCCCTGATTGAGCGCGGCTACCTCTACATCGCCCAGCCGCCCCTCTACAAGGTGAAGAAGGGCAAGGTGGAGCGTTATATCAAGGATGACGCCGCCCTCGACCAGTTTTTGCTCGAACTGGGGGTCTCGGGGCTGGAGTTGGTGGCCGCCGACGGCAAGATCCATGCGGATCAAGAGCTGCGCCAGCTCGCCACCCGATCGCGTCACATCGAGGCGACATTGCGCTCCCTTTCGCGCACCCACGACGCGGCGATTCTCAGCCAAGTGGTGCGCCAGGGCGACTGGGTGAGTTTGCTGAAGTCGGGCGACGTCGAGGCGGTGGAAGCGCGGCTTGAGGGGCTGCGCCCCACCATCGAGGGGCAAACCCTCAACACCAAGTTCACTTGGAGCACCCCAAGCCTCGACATCGAGGGGCACGTCAAGGTGAACCTCTACCGCGAGACCGCCGGATCCCGCTCCCATTGCCCCCTCGACGTGCACATTTTGTCGATCAGCGATCTGATTCGGGCCTCTGAGTCGTACGCCACCCTGACCCAGACCCTGGGCAGCGGCGCCATCCTGCGCAAGATCGAGGGTGGCAACGAGGTAGCGACGATCCTCGACCCCATCGAGCTGGGCGACATCGTCGCTAAAGAGGGCAACCGTGGCTTGGGGATCCAGCGGTACAAAGGGCTGGGGGAGATGAACCCCGAGCAGCTCTGGGAGACCACTATGAATCCCGACGCCCGCACCCTGTTGCAGGTCAGGGTCGAGGATGTGGTCGAGACCGACGGGGTCTTCACCACCCTGATGGGCGACGCGGTCGAGCCGCGCCGTCAGTTCATCGAGGGCAACGCCTTGCAGGTGCGCAACCTCGACGTTTGA
- a CDS encoding threonine synthase, protein MSSFVRGLRCRECGAEYPVNPVHVCEFCFGPLEVVYDYEGMKGKISRESIESRPQTMWRYRELLPVDQDPTVGRQVGWTPLVHAKRLGKKLGLNHLYIKFDGICYPTLSFKDRVVSVALSKAVEFGFDTVACASTGNLANSVAANAAASGLKSYVFIPHDLEQGKVLGSAIYGTNMVGIKGSYDEVNRLCSEIAGNYGWGFVNINLRPFYAEGSKSLAFESFEQLGWRIPDHFIAPMASGSLLTKIWKAREEMIKLGLTADTPMKMHGAQADGCGPIVRAVEAGTELIKPERPSTIAKSLAIGNPADGFYAQRIIRESGGDGALVNDDEIVEAMRLVAETEGLFTETAGGVTIGTLVKLAERGRFKPDEVVVVAITGNGLKTQEAIADKLQKPTLIEPKLAAFDAIMQG, encoded by the coding sequence ATGAGTTCTTTCGTGCGGGGGCTGCGTTGCCGTGAGTGTGGCGCCGAATACCCGGTTAATCCGGTCCATGTCTGCGAGTTCTGTTTTGGTCCCTTGGAGGTCGTTTACGACTATGAGGGGATGAAAGGGAAGATCAGCCGGGAGTCGATTGAATCCCGGCCTCAGACGATGTGGCGCTATCGCGAACTGTTGCCGGTCGATCAGGACCCGACCGTGGGTCGTCAGGTCGGCTGGACCCCTCTGGTCCACGCCAAGCGGCTGGGCAAGAAGCTGGGTCTGAACCACCTCTACATCAAATTCGACGGGATCTGCTATCCGACCCTGTCGTTCAAGGATCGGGTGGTTTCGGTGGCGCTCTCCAAAGCGGTTGAGTTCGGTTTCGACACCGTCGCCTGCGCCTCAACCGGCAACCTGGCCAACTCGGTGGCGGCCAACGCCGCCGCCTCGGGGCTGAAGTCCTACGTCTTCATCCCCCACGATCTGGAGCAGGGCAAGGTCCTTGGCTCGGCGATCTACGGCACCAACATGGTTGGAATCAAGGGGAGCTATGACGAGGTGAACCGGTTGTGCTCCGAGATCGCTGGCAACTACGGCTGGGGTTTCGTGAACATCAACCTGCGCCCCTTCTACGCCGAAGGGAGCAAGTCGCTGGCTTTTGAGTCGTTCGAGCAGTTGGGGTGGCGGATTCCCGACCACTTCATCGCCCCGATGGCCTCCGGCAGCCTGCTGACCAAGATCTGGAAGGCGCGCGAAGAGATGATTAAGTTGGGGCTGACTGCCGACACCCCGATGAAGATGCACGGGGCTCAGGCCGACGGTTGCGGCCCCATCGTCCGCGCCGTCGAGGCGGGAACCGAGCTCATCAAACCGGAGCGGCCAAGCACCATCGCCAAGTCGCTGGCGATTGGCAATCCGGCCGACGGCTTCTACGCCCAGCGCATCATCCGCGAGTCGGGGGGCGATGGTGCCTTGGTCAACGACGATGAAATCGTCGAGGCGATGCGCCTGGTCGCCGAAACCGAGGGGCTATTCACCGAGACTGCCGGTGGGGTGACCATCGGCACCTTGGTGAAGCTGGCCGAGCGGGGTCGCTTCAAACCCGACGAGGTGGTGGTTGTGGCGATCACCGGCAACGGCCTCAAGACCCAAGAGGCGATTGCCGACAAGTTGCAAAAGCCAACCCTGATCGAGCCCAAGTTGGCCGCGTTCGACGCGATCATGCAGGGTTAA
- a CDS encoding histidine triad nucleotide-binding protein has product MDHQDCIFCRIIAGTIPSEKVFEDDRLVVIKDIAPKAPVHLLVLPKAHHPTLNEAASDPVLLGAMLACAARMAREQGIAEKGYRTVVNVNQWGGQVVFHLHLHILGGKPLTF; this is encoded by the coding sequence ATGGACCATCAAGATTGTATCTTCTGTCGTATCATCGCCGGGACCATCCCCAGTGAGAAGGTCTTTGAGGATGATCGTCTGGTCGTCATCAAAGATATTGCCCCCAAGGCGCCGGTCCACCTGCTCGTGCTGCCCAAGGCGCATCATCCGACCCTCAACGAGGCGGCCAGTGATCCCGTCCTGCTCGGGGCGATGCTGGCCTGCGCCGCCCGCATGGCGCGTGAACAGGGAATCGCCGAAAAGGGGTACCGCACCGTGGTTAACGTTAATCAGTGGGGGGGGCAGGTCGTGTTCCACCTCCACCTGCATATTCTTGGCGGCAAACCGCTGACCTTCTGA
- a CDS encoding FeS-binding protein, whose product MNKKIYLTFPPEQISEPVIYNIGHKFEVVTNIRTASISPQVGVVGLELSGEPDQIEAAIAYIESLGILVEPIELDVIEG is encoded by the coding sequence ATGAACAAGAAGATCTACCTAACCTTCCCCCCCGAGCAGATCTCGGAGCCGGTCATCTACAACATCGGCCACAAATTCGAGGTGGTGACCAACATCCGCACCGCCTCGATCTCCCCCCAGGTTGGGGTGGTGGGGTTGGAGTTGTCGGGGGAGCCTGACCAAATCGAGGCGGCCATCGCCTACATCGAGTCCCTGGGCATTTTGGTGGAGCCTATCGAACTCGACGTCATCGAAGGCTGA
- a CDS encoding adenylyltransferase, giving the protein MNFTEEQIERYSRHIILPEIGGHGQAKLLGAKVFMIGAGGLGSPVGLYLAAAGVGTLGIADADHVDLSNLQRQIAHRTDTVGVDKVESIKRTINAINPDVNVVTYPERITADNILSIIRDYDIVVDGCDNFPTRFLVNDACFFEKKTLVSGAIFRWDGQVTTFRPHQDENGPCYRCLYPEPPPPGLVPSCSEAGILGAIAGIIGTIQAAEVVKEILGVGRSLSGSLMIYDALDAHWRKVKVRKDPHCPLCGPNPTVRELITYDQACTIG; this is encoded by the coding sequence ATGAACTTCACCGAAGAGCAAATCGAGCGCTACTCGCGCCACATCATCCTTCCCGAGATCGGCGGCCACGGTCAGGCCAAGCTGCTGGGGGCCAAGGTTTTCATGATCGGCGCCGGCGGCCTGGGCTCCCCGGTCGGGCTCTATCTGGCGGCTGCCGGGGTTGGCACCCTGGGAATTGCCGATGCCGACCACGTCGACCTGTCGAACCTGCAACGGCAAATTGCCCACCGCACCGACACCGTCGGGGTCGATAAGGTCGAGTCGATCAAGCGGACCATCAACGCCATCAATCCCGATGTGAACGTGGTGACCTACCCCGAACGCATCACCGCCGACAACATCCTGTCGATCATCCGCGACTACGACATCGTGGTGGACGGCTGTGACAACTTCCCGACCCGGTTTTTGGTCAACGACGCCTGCTTCTTCGAAAAGAAGACCCTGGTCTCGGGGGCGATCTTCCGTTGGGATGGTCAGGTGACCACCTTCCGTCCTCACCAGGACGAAAACGGCCCCTGTTACCGCTGTCTCTACCCTGAGCCCCCCCCTCCTGGGCTGGTCCCCTCGTGTTCGGAGGCTGGGATTTTGGGCGCCATCGCCGGGATCATCGGCACCATCCAGGCGGCCGAGGTGGTCAAAGAGATTCTTGGGGTTGGCCGCTCGCTGTCGGGCAGCTTGATGATTTACGACGCCTTGGATGCCCACTGGCGCAAGGTGAAGGTCCGCAAGGATCCCCATTGCCCCCTGTGTGGTCCCAACCCCACGGTGCGTGAGCTCATCACCTACGACCAGGCCTGTACCATCGGTTAA
- a CDS encoding NADH-quinone oxidoreductase subunit M → MNNAFQLPILSISIWFPILMGILLMALVRGNGEAAKRNARWMALIISIFEFLITLPLVLKFDRSTSAFQFEESAQWIPDYGINYVLGVDGISVMFILLTSFVTIFAILASLEVIQDRVKEFMVSFLIMEGLMIGVFAALDAVIFYIFWEAMLIPMFIIIGVWGGPKRIYATVKFFLYTFAGSVLMLVALMYMYFQAGQTMSIPALMDVPLTLTEQCWLFVALLIAFAVKVPMFPVHTWLPHAHVQAPTAGSVILAAIMLKMGGYGFLRFSLPMFPDASTYLADVVIVLSLIAVIYTAYVAMMQTDMKRLVAYSSISHMGIVTLGFFVFTQQGIEGGIMQMISHGFVSAALFLIVGVMYDRLHTREIGAYGGVVNSMPAFAALAMVFFMGNVGLPGTTGFVGEIMVLIGTFQVNKLAAVLATTTLVLSAMYTLWLFKRVLFGDIVHEGVRTLKDLSTREWWVLAPLAVVTIYYGLFPNAIFDIMHVSVEHLIDQVATGKM, encoded by the coding sequence ATGAATAATGCGTTCCAGCTGCCCATCCTGAGCATCTCCATCTGGTTCCCCATTCTTATGGGGATCCTGCTGATGGCGTTGGTGCGGGGTAACGGGGAGGCGGCCAAACGGAATGCTCGTTGGATGGCGCTGATTATTTCCATCTTCGAGTTTCTGATCACCCTGCCACTGGTCTTGAAGTTTGACCGGAGTACCTCGGCCTTTCAGTTTGAGGAGTCCGCTCAGTGGATTCCCGATTACGGGATCAACTATGTCCTGGGGGTTGATGGCATCTCGGTGATGTTCATCCTGCTGACCTCGTTCGTGACCATCTTTGCTATCCTGGCCTCGTTAGAGGTTATCCAGGATCGGGTGAAGGAGTTCATGGTCTCCTTCCTGATTATGGAAGGGTTGATGATCGGGGTTTTTGCCGCCCTCGACGCCGTGATCTTCTACATCTTCTGGGAGGCGATGCTGATCCCGATGTTCATCATCATCGGGGTCTGGGGTGGGCCGAAGCGTATCTACGCAACGGTGAAGTTCTTCCTCTACACCTTCGCCGGTTCGGTTTTGATGCTGGTCGCCTTGATGTACATGTACTTCCAGGCGGGTCAGACCATGTCGATTCCCGCCTTGATGGATGTGCCGCTAACCCTGACCGAGCAATGCTGGTTGTTCGTCGCGCTGCTGATCGCTTTCGCGGTTAAGGTGCCGATGTTCCCGGTCCATACCTGGTTGCCCCATGCCCACGTTCAGGCCCCTACCGCCGGTTCGGTAATCCTGGCGGCGATCATGCTGAAGATGGGCGGATACGGCTTCCTGCGGTTCTCGCTGCCGATGTTCCCCGATGCGTCGACCTATCTGGCTGACGTGGTCATCGTGTTGTCGCTGATCGCTGTCATCTACACCGCTTACGTGGCGATGATGCAGACCGACATGAAGCGGCTGGTGGCCTATTCCTCGATTTCGCACATGGGGATCGTCACCCTCGGTTTCTTTGTGTTCACCCAGCAGGGGATCGAGGGTGGGATCATGCAGATGATCTCCCACGGTTTTGTTTCGGCAGCGCTGTTCTTGATCGTCGGGGTGATGTACGACCGGCTCCACACCCGTGAAATCGGGGCCTACGGTGGCGTGGTCAACTCCATGCCCGCTTTTGCTGCCCTGGCGATGGTCTTTTTCATGGGTAACGTCGGGCTTCCCGGTACCACCGGGTTCGTCGGCGAAATCATGGTGCTGATCGGCACCTTCCAGGTGAACAAGTTGGCGGCGGTTCTGGCGACCACGACGTTGGTGCTTTCGGCGATGTATACCCTGTGGTTGTTCAAACGGGTGCTCTTCGGCGACATCGTCCACGAAGGGGTCCGTACCCTGAAGGATCTCAGCACCCGCGAGTGGTGGGTTTTGGCCCCGCTGGCCGTCGTCACCATCTATTACGGTCTGTTCCCCAACGCCATCTTCGACATCATGCACGTCTCGGTGGAGCACCTGATCGATCAGGTTGCCACCGGCAAAATGTGA